A single window of Drosophila suzukii chromosome 3, CBGP_Dsuzu_IsoJpt1.0, whole genome shotgun sequence DNA harbors:
- the CRIF gene encoding large ribosomal subunit protein mL64, whose translation MNLGKINTAARLPALRSCLQYSSSAKAELPASLVGEENDEPAYPQAVDRSGLQPQHKNVLLNKLPYQEPHSWIHMTEKYQRQAFGRYGAQSNVNPKICFDARGEKDGRQVMQLETLLKMLEKNRAHKAEELEKITAREEDIAKKMEKLKQWKADLHAKVAKREADAAAAIQRKERLVEEVRRHFGFKVDTRDERFKEMLEQKEKEDKRKQKEAKRKAKEEKMMAKLVEKTSA comes from the coding sequence ATGAATTTGGGCAAAATAAATACTGCAGCCAGACTGCCTGCCCTCCGCTCATGTCTGCAATACTCGAGCTCTGCAAAAGCGGAATTGCCAGCTTCCTTGGTCGGCGAGGAGAACGATGAACCAGCTTATCCGCAGGCGGTGGACAGGTCCGGCCTGCAACCACAACACAAAAATGTGCTTCTGAACAAGTTGCCGTACCAGGAGCCGCACTCCTGGATACATATGACTGAAAAGTACCAGAGACAGGCCTTCGGGCGCTACGGCGCCCAGAGCAATGTGAATCCCAAGATCTGCTTTGATGCCCGTGGAGAGAAAGACGGCAGGCAGGTTATGCAACTAGAAACACTCCTAAAAATGTTGGAGAAGAATCGCGCTCACAAGGCCGAGGAGTTGGAAAAGATCACTGCCCGCGAGGAAGACATTGCGAAGAAGATGGAGAAGCTGAAACAGTGGAAGGCGGATCTCCATGCGAAAGTCGCCAAGCGGGAGGCGGATGCTGCGGCGGCCATACAACGCAAGGAACGCCTGGTGGAGGAGGTGCGCCGACACTTCGGCTTCAAGGTGGACACCAGGGACGAACGATTCAAGGAGATGCTCGAGCAAAAGGAGAAGGAGGACAAGCGAAAGCAGAAGGAGGCCAAGCGAAAGGCCAAGGAGGAGAAGATGATGGCCAAGCTGGTAGAGAAGACATCTGCGTAA
- the SMC5 gene encoding structural maintenance of chromosomes protein 5, producing the protein MAGHRTLSYKQLTGRIHSVYCKDFVSYSEITFHPKHYLNVLTGPNGSGKSTIVSAIILGLGGEPILLDRSASVADYIQSNKSSATIIVRVYGRAANTTETFRRIINSNGSSTFSVNDKDTSKKNFLATVSSYNIQVSNLCQFLPQDRVQDFSKMNPQELLLNTMSSVCDDELTSSFNLLKQMRTQQANTHSNREKEKNDLVKKQKRLEQLQMTVAQHKEREEVKQKLQIYSAKKLWVETLAGEAKVAQLKPQVKKAKNQSDKLKEQHNQLVQAQEQIQRTKVSLREACLEKTRLLDKAVAERNAIESQLDSLKQGIRENKYELEQNIQKSLRNASEADKVKQLVENKNYELEDFYKNRPQILSELERVKESCAAARSKAMEQYNRRKQLEQQLNDEKIPEITAYKHKIERLRNVKMQKIEEIRMKNPNLVKAMNWLAQNKQRYKLNVYDPMILELNVDNYEDAKYLENVVSQRDLFAFACEDKEDMSDLINELCVKQKLGVNIIFCAPADRVMYSPSISKNDLRSLGFRAYLVELVTGPIPLINKLCASYSIHNIPIGSEAVANNTSSIPKNIRVYFGGNKKFVVTASRYRSDTILTESTIRGKNQLITVDSQQLAQVMKQCSEAVRESDSIRNAITKTDNEFERLQAVTKDEQDKKRKLDQKLSHFTNLKCEVETLRRKLEILQKNDALDALKNNFNKSLQRDLKKIIEIETKLCICLQTVECLLIEKKLAQTKSSVYMVQHESQSEALKESEQLSISATRDFQKLTQSLEDQISDVNKRKSDIQRLCDGEIPTSTKFPFKKEFRDLENLDLPGILEAIHDFQARLECMKSVNSEAIDSYQQLQNEVKRLEEGIQESVDQAKTIETEMSNLYDKWEPKLASLVETISTKFSEFMESIEYVGEVVLSKTDKYDFDSYGIQIMVQFRRNVQLQPLDKFIQSGGERAVSIAIYSLSLQHVTHVPFRCVDEINQGMDAKNERHIFDLLLKEATKHGSAQYLFVTPKLLRDLNYNEHLCVSIVHNSKTVCDGMKFPKI; encoded by the exons ATGGCGGGACACCGTACCTTGAGTTACAAGCAACTGACGGGTCGCATACATTCCGTTTACTGCAAAGATTTCGT CTCCTACAGCGAGATCACGTTCCACCCGAAGCACTACCTGAATGTCCTGACTGGCCCGAATGGTAGTGGCAAGTCCACAATTGTGTCGGCCATTATTCTGGGCCTGGGCGGCGAACCGATTCTCCTGGATCGCTCCGCCAGCGTTGCTGACTACATACAGAGCAACAAATCCTCGGCCACGATTATTGTTCGGGTTTACGGACGCGCAGCCAACACCACGGAGACCTTTCGGCGCATCATCAACTCAAATGGCTCTTCCACCTTCTCAGTTAATGACAAGGACACCTCCAAGAAGAACTTCCTCGCGACCGTGTCCTCCTACAACATACAAGTCAGTAATTTATGCCAGTTCCTCCCGCAGGATCGGGTTCAG GACTTTTCCAAGATGAATCCTCAAGAGCTTCTTCTCAACACAATGTCTTCCGTGTGCGACGATGAACTTACCAGTAGCTTCAATCTTTTGAAGCAGATGCGCACACAACAGGCGAATACTCACTCGAACCgggaaaaagagaaaaatgaTCTTGTTAAAAAGCAAAAACGATTGGAACA gTTGCAAATGACCGTTGCCCAACATAAAGAACGCGAAGAAGTCAAGCAAAAGTTGCAAATATACAGTGCCAAGAAATTGTGGGTGGAGACACTGGCTGGAGAAGCAAAAGTCGCACAGTTAAAACCCCAAGTTAAAAAGGCCAAAAATCAAAGCGACAAATTAAAGGAGCAACACAACCAACTTGTTCAGGCACAAGAACAAATTCAGAGGACAAAGGTGTCACTAAGAGAGGCTTGCTTGGAAAAG ACGCGTTTATTAGACAAAGCTGTTGCAGAACGAAATGCCATAGAAAGTCAACTAGATTCTCTAAAACAAGGAATTCGAGAAAATAAATACGAACTGGAG CAAAACATTCAAAAATCACTAAGAAATGCTTCAGAAGCTGATAAAGTAAAACAGTTGgtggaaaataaaaattacgaGTTAGAAGACTTCTACAAAAACAGACCCCAGATTCTTTCGGAACTTGAAAGGGTTAAGGAATCATGCGCAGCGGCTCGTAGTAAAGCCATGGAACAGTATAATAGACGAAAACAACTTGAACAACAACTAAATGATGAAAAGATTCCAGAAATTACAGCCTATAAACATAAAATAGAACGATTGCGAAACgtgaaaatgcaaaaaatagaA GAAATAAGAATGAAAAATCCAAATTTGGTTAAAGCTATGAACTGGTTGGCACAAAATAAACAGCGGTATAAATTAAACGTTTATGACCCAATGATACTTGAG CTGAACGTAGACAATTATGAAGACGCCAAATATCTGGAAAACGTTGTATCGCAGCGCGATTTATTTGCCTTTGCATGTGAGGACAAAGAGGATATGTCAGACTTAATCAACGAGTTATGTGTAAAGCAAAAATTGGGAGTTAACATTATATTTTGCGCCCCAGCCGATAGAGTAATGTATAGTCCAAGTATTTCAAAAAATGATCTGCG CTCCTTAGGTTTTCGTGCATATCTTGTGGAACTTGTTACCGGACCAATACCCTTAATAAACAAGCTGTGTGCCTCCTATTCAATTCATAACATTCCAATTGGTTCCGAAGCCGTGGCCAATAACACTTCATCAATTCCAAAAAACATTCGAGTTTATTTTGGCG gaAACAAGAAGTTCGTTGTGACAGCATCTCGTTATCGTTCCGATACCATTCTTACGGAGAGCACTATCCGGGGAAAAAATCAACTTATTACAGTAGACTCACAACAATTGGCTCAGGTGATGAAACAGTGTTCCGAAGCTGTGAGAGAGAGCGACAGCATTAGGAACGCTATAACGAAGACCGACAATGAGTTTGAACGTTTACAAGCGGTTACAAAGGATGAGCAAGATAAAAAACGAAAGCTGGACCAAAAACTGTCTCATTTTACAAATCTTAAGTGCGAAGTTGAAACCCTCAGGAGGAAGCTGGAAATCCTTCAGAAAAACGATG CACTGGACGctcttaaaaataattttaacaaaagcttgcaaagagatttaaagaaaataattgaaatagAGACCAAATTGTGCATTTGTTTGCAAACTGTAGAATGTCTTTTGATTGAAAAGAAATTGGCCCAGACCAAGTCATCTGTTTATATGGTGCAACATGAGAGTCAAAGTGAAGCACTCAAGGAAAGCGAGCAACTGAGTATATCAGCAACC AGGGACTTCCAAAAATTAACGCAGAGCTTGGAAGATCAGATCAGCGATGTTAACAAACGAAAGAGCGATATCCAGCGGCTTTGCGATGGGGAAATTCCAACCAGCACAAAATTTCCCTTTAAAAAGGAATTCAGAGATTTGGAAAACTTGGATTTGCCCGGGATACTTGAAGCAATACATGACTTCCAGGCACGGTTAGAGTGCATGAAAAGCGTCAATTCGGAg gCAATCGACAGCTATCAACAGTTGCAAAACGAAGTCAAAAGGCTAGAAGAGGGAATACAAGAGTCTGTTGACCAAGCGAAAACTATCGAGACTGAAATGTCCAATTTATACGACAAATGGGAGCCCAAACTAGCTAGCTTGGTAGAAACAATAAGCACCAAATTTAGCGAGTTTATGGAGTCTATTGAATACGTTGGAGAAGTGGTTTTATCCAAAACTGATAAA tACGACTTCGATTCATACGGCATTCAGATAATGGTGCAGTTTAGGAGAAATGTCCAGTTGCAGCCGTTGGATAAGTTTATTCAATCTGGTGGCGAACGCGCAGTGTCAATTGCAATTTACTCTTTGTCATTGCAGCACGTTACTCACGTGCCATTCAG GTGCGTTGATGAAATTAATCAGGGTATGGATGCCAAAAACGAACGTCATATATTCGATTTACTCCTTAAAGAAGCCACGAAGCACGGCTCGGCacagtatttgtttgtgaCACCTAAG TTGCTTCGAGACCTGAACTACAACGAACATTTATGCGTTTCAATTGTTCACAACTCAAAAACTGTTTGTGATGGTATGAAATTCCCTAAGATATAG
- the EMC10 gene encoding ER membrane protein complex subunit 10 — translation MNLRAEIVLCFLLGVVASSWGFLEHDSWITVELQHSLAANSDSFSFRGNVTIPSLNSGLANVEQPALSKADLDMLKKLALQNDFYRLKATVVYSNGAKAQFITSNKACRLLQAQLNDVLWVSLDPSGYVTGITVSQDTAPATVECTDEDVNKLVESQFSTDVLIRHAELAPVPDTAGFIQKVEREREARERGEVRDNRGFFAKYWMYIVPVVLLVFISGATNQDGAK, via the exons ATGAACTTAAGGGCGGAAATCGTGCTTTGTTTTTTGCTGGGCGTCGTGGCTAGCAGTTGG GGCTTCTTGGAGCATGACAGCTGGATTACGGTGGAGCTCCAGCACTCGCTGGCAGCCAACTCGGATAGCTTTTCCTTTCGCGGGAACGTTACCATTCCCAGTCTGAACTCGGGATTGGCCAATGTCGAGCAACCAGCTTTAAGCAAAGCCGACCTGGACATGTTGAAG AAACTCGCcttgcaaaatgatttctaCCGCTTAAAGGCCACGGTGGTTTACTCAAATGGCGCCAAGGCGCAATTCATCACTTCCAACAAGGCTTGTCGCCTGCTGCAGGCGCAACTAAATGATGTGCTTTGGGTGTCGCTTGATCCCTCCGGCTACGTTACCGGCATCACTGTTTCGCAGGACACGGCTCCCGCCACAGTCGAGTGCACCGACGAAGACGTGAACAAGTTGGTTGAATCGCAATTCAGCACCGATGTCCTGATCCGCCATGCTGAATTGGCTCCCGTGCCGGATACCGCTGGCTTCATTCAGAAAGTGGAGCGGGAACGTGAGGCCAGGGAGCGCGGTGAAGTTCGCGACAACAGGGGTTTCTTCGCCAAATAC TGGATGTACATCGTACC